The window AGGAAGCTCCTGCCCATCCACATCGTAAGGTTGATAGGCAATGACTCCATCTATTTTTTTCAAGTCAGTAAAAGGAATTTCTGTACCTGGTGTTTCATTACCGTTCCACCAGTCTAGAACGCTAGAGCTTTGATTGATAGAAGGAATTGTAATCAGGTCTACTGCAAACCCAGGAGGCTGGGAGTGTATAGAAATATGCATCTGGTTAGCATACTGACTGCTATCAGGTGCGAGCACATAGGCAAATAAGGCAATCAGAATGAAAAATGAAATGATACAGAAACTCAAAACGCCCCAAAAACTTTTGCGAAGTTTTTGGAGCGTGAGTTTACTTAAAGATGCGGTTTTGGGCATCGCTAGTTTTTAAGGGACACGCTACCGTTTCTCTTAATTTTATTGGTCTTCAAGTCTCTTAAGACATTGATGGCCTCTTCAATATACATGTCTTCATTAATGTTAGAGTGCCAGCGATTTCTCTTATCAGCAAGGCTAGTGTCTTGTTGCATTAATGCCATTTCTCCTTTCAAAGAACTTACTTTCAAATCGTTCTTATAATCATCCAATCTTTTAAATTGATCGGTTTCTTTATCGAGATTAGCTAAGCGTGATTGATAGGATTTAATCGACAATGGTATCATGTATTGCTCCCGTTGTTCTGCCAACCACTCAGCATTCCTGTCGATCAATTGAAAGAATTCATTGCGATCTATGCGTTCTTGAGAGGCCTCGATGGACTCTTTCAAATTGCTGTAACCGTTGAATTTTCTGTAAGTAGCAGCCGGAATTTCATCATATGGTAGCGGGAATTCTTCATCGCGTTCTCCTATTTTTATATAAGAATAACGGTCTGGAGCGACGACATCACTTTTCACACCTTCTAGTTGAGTACTACCACCATTCACACGATAGAATTTTTGAGTTGTCAATTTCAAAGCTCCTAAATCACCGAAATCTGTGGTTCGTACATACCGATTCAAATCCTCGAAGTTTTGTACCGTTCCTTTACCAAAGGTTTGTTTACTACCTATTACAATAGCACGATCATAATCTTGTAATGCTGCTGCTAGAATTTCAGAGGCACTTGCACTCAATTCATTAACTAGAACTACCAGGGGACCTTCCCATAGAATTTTGCCACCATCATCATCATTCAAAGTTTGAGTTCTATTGTTCTTTGCACCTACTTGAACAATTGGTCCATCTTCAATGAAAAGACCCGCCATCTCTATCACTTCTCTCAAAGATCCACCACCATTGTTTCTCAAGTCAATAACAAGACCTTCCATGCCTTCTGCCTTGAGCTTTACAATTTCTTTAGCTACATCATCACCAGCCGCTCTGGCTGATGCATTTTCCGTACTGAAATAAAACTTAGGAAGATTGATGACTCCATAACTCATTTCATCATCTTGAATCAAAGCAGTTTTAGCAAATGTTTCCTCTATTAAAACCACATCGCGAATCAATGTCACCTCTTTTATGCTTCCATCCACCTTTTTTAGTGTTAGGATCACTTTAGTCCCTTTAGGCCCTTTGATTAAATCCACCGCATCGCTGATTCTCATACCTACAATACTTGTGGCAATAGAATCTTTGTCTTGAGCGACTCTTAAAATCTGGTCTCCTTTTTCCAGCTTACCGCTTGTTGATGCTGGACCACCAGAGATAATTTCCATAATTTCTATGTTATCCATCTTTTTCTGCAAACGAGCGCCGATACCTTCTAGCGTACCACTAATAGAAGTGTCAAAACGATCTTTACTTTGCGGTGCAAAATAATTTGTATGTGGGTCAAAATGGGTCGTGATATTGTTTAAGAAAACCGAGAAGTAATCCAATCGATCCACATCATCACTTAAATCAAAGTTTTCCTCCATGGATTTTTTGACTTCCATACGAGCTTCTTTTTCTAGCTCTGAAGGAGTTTTCTTTTCTGTAAACGCCTTACTCATGGAATTTTCATCATCAGTATCACTGGCTTCTTGATCTTCAAGCTTACTATTGTAAATACCGATTGCAGACAGTTTTAACAACTTTCTCCAGTGGTCTTTTAATTCTTTGCGATTGGCAGCATAAGGAATGCTTTCATAATCTGTATTGATCTCTTCTTCCGCATCAAAATCGAAAGGCTGGTTTATCACTTCTTTAAAAATAGCTTCTGACTCTTTCTCTCGTTTTAGCAAACGTTCGTAAACAATATTGAAAAAATCAACACGTCCATCTCTAATCTGGTCATCAATTAAGAATTCAAAAGTTTGAAACTCTTGATAATCACTGGCTAGAAAATATCTTTTCGCAGGATCCACTTCATACACAAAGTTTTTGAAAACATCTTGAGAGAATTGATCTGTTAAATCTGCTGGAGAATAATGATTTCGTTCTAGTACATGATGAATGAGCTCAACAAGCAGTTGCTCTTTTTCTTTATCGCCTGGGTCAATAGAAGAACTATTGGTGAAACTACAACTCGCGGTAGCCGCCATTAGTGCTATTACAGCAATTGCAATATTGTTTTTTAGGAAGTTCATAAGGTCGTTCATTTGTCTCTTTCTACTGTTGTAAAAATCGTGCCACACTCATTTCTATGAATGTAAGTGTAGATGCGATCACATCACGGCTAATTTACTTAATTTTAACCACCTTAAGGAAGCTATGAAAGAGAAAAAAAGACCATTAATTCTGGTCACCAACGACGACGGGATCACTGCCAAAGGAATTAGAACCCTAATTAATATCGCATCACAGCTAGGAGATGTGGTAGTAGTTGCACCAGATAAGCCTCAAAGTGCCATGGGACATGCCATTACCATTAATGATACGCTCTACGTCAAAGAGTTTAAGTTACATGACTACGATCATAAGGAGTATACCACCAGTGGTACTCCTGTAGACTGTGTCAAAATGGCCAGTCATGAAATTCTAGAACGCAAACCAGACCTGTGTGTGAGTGGAATCAACCATGGAAGCAATAGTGCGATAAACGTTATTTACAGCGGTACTATGAGTGCAGCCATGGAAGCAGGAATCGAAGGCATACCAGCTATAGGTTTCTCCTTATGCGATTATAATGCTGATGCTGATTTTGAACCCGCCAGACCTTATGTAGAAAGCATCATCAAGCAGGTGTTGGAAAATGGCATGGCAAAAGGGGTGTTGCTCAATGTAAATATTCCAAAAGCAACGGCAGAGGAACTTAAAGGCATCAAAATTTGCAGACAAGCAAATGCATACTGGGTGGAAGAGTTTGACAAGAGAACAAATCCATACGGTAAGGATTATTACTGGTTGACTGGAAAATTTGTAAACGATGATAAAGGAGAAGATACTGATGAATGGGCGCTGGAACACAATTATATATCAGTAGTTCCTACACAGTTTGACTTAACTGCGCATCATTACATAAAGGAATTAAACACCTGGGCATTTGAAAGCTAAAATTCTAAAAGGTTTTGTTTTAGGAATTGTTGCAAACGCAATAGGAACCTTCCTATATATTTACTTTTTCAGCGATCACACCTTCGAGTATGTGATTGAAAAAGGTGTAGAGCAGGGGTTTATAGGAAGTTTAATTGGTTTAGGTGCCTTGTTGAACCTTTTGCTTTTTTTCTTTTTCTTGACTCAAAAGGTAGGTAAATTTCAAAAGCCATTACAAGTATATGAAGCTCGAGGGGTGATCATGGCAACTTTACTGGCGGCATTTGCTGTTTTATATTTTGAATTCTAGAGTATGAAATACTATTTGATTGCAGGAGAAGCTAGTGGTGATTTACACGGTTCCTTATTAATGAAAGAACTAAAAAATCAAGACGCTAATGCTCAATTCAGATTTTGGGGTGGCGAGTTGATGCAGCAGCATGGCGGTGTGTTGGTAAGGCATTATCGTGACCTCGCTTTTATGGGTTTTGTAGAAGTGCTGGGGAACTTGCGTACTATTTTACGAAATATCAACGACTGTAAAAAGGATATTCAAGCTTTCGAACCAGATGTCATTATCTACATCGACTATCCTGGTTTCAATTTTAGGATCATGAAATGGGCGCGTATCAAAGGATATCGCAATCATTATTATATCTCACCTCAAATCTGGGCTTGGAAAGAAAATCGTATCAAATCCATCAAACGTGATGTGGATGAGATGTATGTCATTCTTCCTTTTGAGAAAGAGTTTTATGAGCAAAAGCACCAATTTCCAGTTCATTTTGTGGGACATCCTTTAATAGATTCCATCACTCAAAGGTCAAAAGTCGACCATGAAAAGTTTTTAGAAGAGCATCATTTAGATGACCGTCCTATCGTTGCACTGCTTCCTGGTAGTCGTAAACAGGAGATTAAGAACATGTTACAGGTCATGTTGAGAATGACAGATGAGTTTCCGGACTATCTTTTTGTTATTGCCGGTGCTCCTGGACAAGAAAAATCATTTTATGATACTTTTCTTAAGAAGAAGAACGTTCATTTGATTATGAATCGCACCTACGATTTGCTCAGTTTGTCCCATGCGGCATTAGTGACTTCAGGTACCGCAACCTTGGAGACAGGGTTGTTTAAAGTGCCTCAAGTGGTCTGTTACAAGGGCAGCACCATTTCGTACCATATTGCAAAGCGCATCATTAAATTGGATTACATTTCTCTAGTAAATTTAATCATGGATCGTCCTGTTGTTAAGGAGTTGATTCAAAATGAATTCAATAAGAAAAATCTCAAAAGCGAATTGCAACAGCTGCTCGATTCAGAGCAACGCAACCGCATATTTACCGATTATTACAATCTGGAAAAAAAACTAGGTGGCGTAGGTGCTAGTGAAAAGACGGCACAGCTCATTTACAAATCTATTGAACCGAGTGAGGATGATGAATAAGAGTTCGCTTTCGCGAAAGCGAATTACACACAGCATAGCAACACCTATAGTTCGAACGGCTGTAATATGCTCCATAGCTGCATTGATGGCTTCTTGCGGGAGTTCTAAGCCGCACGTCATCACCACTAAAGCGGAGGCCAAAGAATACCAAGAGCAAATAGCTGCAGTACGACCGGCTCGCAGAAACATCACTCGCAATACTACGGAACGTCCAGATACAGAACCTGTAGAGGAAGAGCCAGCAGTGGAAGAAGTGCCGCTGGACATGACGACAGTAGATGTTGCAATAAAGACAGCCATGAATTATGAAGGCGTACGTTACAGGTATGGTGGCTCAACGCGTGCAGGAATGGATTGTAGCGGGTTACTGCATATATCATTTGCTGAGGCGGGTGAGACGGTACCACGCACCAGTATGAGCTTTTTTCAAGCGGCTACACCTATTGATGTAAAGGAAGTGCGTAAGGGCGACCTCATGTTTTTCGCCACTGGGCGAGATCGTAAAAAGATCAATCATGTAGCTCTAGTAACTGAGGTTACTCCAGCTGAGGTTCGTTTTGTACACGCCACGGTATCTCAAGGGGTTGTTGTTTCTTCATTAAATGAGCCTTATTGGCTAGGGAAGTACCGTAGTTCAGGACGATTATTTTAAATTCTTTTAAAGAATGCGCTGGTTAGATTACCCATTTTATCGCATTCTTATAGCGTTTATCGCTGGAATTTGCATCGCTAGGTTTTCGCAAGTTTCTGACACTGTTTTCTTTACGGTCAGTGGTCTAGCCTTGATCTTGGCAGTGGCTTCTTATTTCTTTTTCCCTTTCAAAACCTTTTCCAAGGTATTATTTACAAATGCCATTATTGTATTCTTCATAGGGATAGGAGGTCTGCTTTTTCACTTCAAAACTGAATATCTGCCTTCTGATCATTATGAATCTTTACAACATGATGATCAAGATGCTGTCATTACCCTAGAGCTTACTGATCAGCTGAGCTCTAATGAGTACAATAACCGCTTCTATGCTCAAATAAAACAAATCAATCGACAGCCGGCCACAGGTAGGATTTTAGTATTGTTCAAGAGTTCTGATTCCTTATACTTTCAAGTGGGGGATCGACTTACGGTATATGATGATATCAACGACGCCAGTGATGGGCGTAATCCAGGAGATTTTAACTATAAAGAATATTTAGAAAGTATCGACGTGTACGGGCAGGTTTACGTTGACAAGCCAAGAATATTAAATATATCCCGACAACAGGCACAACTGTCATGGTATATAGGAATGCGTAATCAGCTACTTAAAGACCTACAAGGTACAGAACTTCAAGCCCAACCAAGGGCATTGATTGAAGCTTTAGTATTAGGGCAACGACAAAATGTAGATCCTACGGTAAGCCAAAATTTTAGAGATGCTGGCGTTATTCATATTCTAGCGCTCAGTGGGCTGCATGTTGGGATCATGTTGTTGATTTTACAATTCTGTTTGCGGTGGATGTTGAGGTTCAAATACGGCAAGTTGTTACAGTCTTTATTGATAATAGCCTTGTTGTGGTCTTTTGCCTTACTGACAGGAATGTCACCTTCTATCATGCGGGCGGTAATGATGTTTTCTTTTGTTGCTGTGGGGATGAATATAAACAGGAAGGGTTCGGTTTTCCACAGTTTGACCATATCTGCGTTAGTTCTATTATTGATAGATCCCAGAATGTTATTTCAAGTAGGGTTTCAATTGAGTTATACCGCGGTGTTAGCCATCGTTTTACTACAACCTATATTTTCTAGCTTTGTTGCCAGACCCAAATCTTGGTTTGTTAGGAACCTGTGGCAAATTTTTACAGTTACCCTTTCTGCTCAAATAGGAGTTGCACCATTAAGTATCTATTACTTTCATCAGTTTCCACTACTGTTTTTAGTTGGAAATATGGTACTACTCTTCGTACTACCAGCAATACTGATTTTATCGATAGCATTTATTACAATTGTGGAATTGGACATATCGTCTGGTTTATTCGCAGAAGGGCTCAATTTTATCTTTAATTTAATAATCGACTTGGTTTCATGGATCAGTAATTTCAAATTTTTCATTCTCAAAGACTTATATG of the Nonlabens marinus S1-08 genome contains:
- the lpxB gene encoding lipid-A-disaccharide synthase; translation: MKYYLIAGEASGDLHGSLLMKELKNQDANAQFRFWGGELMQQHGGVLVRHYRDLAFMGFVEVLGNLRTILRNINDCKKDIQAFEPDVIIYIDYPGFNFRIMKWARIKGYRNHYYISPQIWAWKENRIKSIKRDVDEMYVILPFEKEFYEQKHQFPVHFVGHPLIDSITQRSKVDHEKFLEEHHLDDRPIVALLPGSRKQEIKNMLQVMLRMTDEFPDYLFVIAGAPGQEKSFYDTFLKKKNVHLIMNRTYDLLSLSHAALVTSGTATLETGLFKVPQVVCYKGSTISYHIAKRIIKLDYISLVNLIMDRPVVKELIQNEFNKKNLKSELQQLLDSEQRNRIFTDYYNLEKKLGGVGASEKTAQLIYKSIEPSEDDE
- the surE gene encoding 5'/3'-nucleotidase SurE; protein product: MKEKKRPLILVTNDDGITAKGIRTLINIASQLGDVVVVAPDKPQSAMGHAITINDTLYVKEFKLHDYDHKEYTTSGTPVDCVKMASHEILERKPDLCVSGINHGSNSAINVIYSGTMSAAMEAGIEGIPAIGFSLCDYNADADFEPARPYVESIIKQVLENGMAKGVLLNVNIPKATAEELKGIKICRQANAYWVEEFDKRTNPYGKDYYWLTGKFVNDDKGEDTDEWALEHNYISVVPTQFDLTAHHYIKELNTWAFES
- a CDS encoding ComEC/Rec2 family competence protein; this encodes MRWLDYPFYRILIAFIAGICIARFSQVSDTVFFTVSGLALILAVASYFFFPFKTFSKVLFTNAIIVFFIGIGGLLFHFKTEYLPSDHYESLQHDDQDAVITLELTDQLSSNEYNNRFYAQIKQINRQPATGRILVLFKSSDSLYFQVGDRLTVYDDINDASDGRNPGDFNYKEYLESIDVYGQVYVDKPRILNISRQQAQLSWYIGMRNQLLKDLQGTELQAQPRALIEALVLGQRQNVDPTVSQNFRDAGVIHILALSGLHVGIMLLILQFCLRWMLRFKYGKLLQSLLIIALLWSFALLTGMSPSIMRAVMMFSFVAVGMNINRKGSVFHSLTISALVLLLIDPRMLFQVGFQLSYTAVLAIVLLQPIFSSFVARPKSWFVRNLWQIFTVTLSAQIGVAPLSIYYFHQFPLLFLVGNMVLLFVLPAILILSIAFITIVELDISSGLFAEGLNFIFNLIIDLVSWISNFKFFILKDLYVTVVEVLLLYLILLGVALYLRPQLVKSKRERLRMVKPNNFLHFSLICVAVLLGYGIYKNVQVKESFLVLHQSRGTAIALSKGNDAQLFLHMPSMKADRKIESIRRLKNTGTMIDREVAIDSLPSMLEFAGKSIIVIDESTIYDPNLKNVEVLLLSNSPKVNLDRLITDLQPQLIIADGSNYRNMVHRWQQTCKGRDVNFINTYEYGAVSLLDH
- a CDS encoding C40 family peptidase; its protein translation is MMNKSSLSRKRITHSIATPIVRTAVICSIAALMASCGSSKPHVITTKAEAKEYQEQIAAVRPARRNITRNTTERPDTEPVEEEPAVEEVPLDMTTVDVAIKTAMNYEGVRYRYGGSTRAGMDCSGLLHISFAEAGETVPRTSMSFFQAATPIDVKEVRKGDLMFFATGRDRKKINHVALVTEVTPAEVRFVHATVSQGVVVSSLNEPYWLGKYRSSGRLF
- a CDS encoding carboxy terminal-processing peptidase — protein: MNDLMNFLKNNIAIAVIALMAATASCSFTNSSSIDPGDKEKEQLLVELIHHVLERNHYSPADLTDQFSQDVFKNFVYEVDPAKRYFLASDYQEFQTFEFLIDDQIRDGRVDFFNIVYERLLKREKESEAIFKEVINQPFDFDAEEEINTDYESIPYAANRKELKDHWRKLLKLSAIGIYNSKLEDQEASDTDDENSMSKAFTEKKTPSELEKEARMEVKKSMEENFDLSDDVDRLDYFSVFLNNITTHFDPHTNYFAPQSKDRFDTSISGTLEGIGARLQKKMDNIEIMEIISGGPASTSGKLEKGDQILRVAQDKDSIATSIVGMRISDAVDLIKGPKGTKVILTLKKVDGSIKEVTLIRDVVLIEETFAKTALIQDDEMSYGVINLPKFYFSTENASARAAGDDVAKEIVKLKAEGMEGLVIDLRNNGGGSLREVIEMAGLFIEDGPIVQVGAKNNRTQTLNDDDGGKILWEGPLVVLVNELSASASEILAAALQDYDRAIVIGSKQTFGKGTVQNFEDLNRYVRTTDFGDLGALKLTTQKFYRVNGGSTQLEGVKSDVVAPDRYSYIKIGERDEEFPLPYDEIPAATYRKFNGYSNLKESIEASQERIDRNEFFQLIDRNAEWLAEQREQYMIPLSIKSYQSRLANLDKETDQFKRLDDYKNDLKVSSLKGEMALMQQDTSLADKRNRWHSNINEDMYIEEAINVLRDLKTNKIKRNGSVSLKN